In Ancylomarina subtilis, the genomic stretch TTCTAATCAGAAATCAATCGAATAAACAAGTCTTATTTTCTTTCGATTGTTTGTGAACGGTTAGGTCCAACAGAAACAACTGTGATAGGTACACCGGTTGCTTTTTCAATAAAATCGACGTAGGCTTTAAAGCTTTCAGGAAATTCACTTTCGCTTGACATAGATGTCATATCGGTTTTCCAACCTTTAAATTCTGTGTAAACAGGCTCAATTGCGTCAGTCATTTCATAGGGTACATAGTCGATTTCTTTTCCATCAAGTTTGTAACCAGTACAAATTTTAATCGTATCAAAACCATCCAGTACATCAGATTTCATCATGGTTAATTGCGTCACGCCATTAATCATGATCGAATAATTAAGCGAAACAAGATCCAACCATCCACAGCGTCTTTCGCGACCTGTAGTAGAACCGAATTCATTTCCCTTGTCTCTCAATTCTGATCCGTCAGCATCGAAAAGCTCTGTTGGGAAAGGTCCCATACCAACACGGGTACAGTAAGCTTTAAAGATTCCGATAACTTCACCAATTCTGTTTGGAGCAATACCTAAACCTGTACAAGCACCCGCACAAACAGTATTGGATGAGGTAACAAATGGGTATGATCCAAAATCAATATCAAGAAGAGTTCCCTGAGCACCTTCTGCTAGAATCGATTTGCCATTTTTAAGGCTATCGTTTAAGAATTGTTCGCTATCGATTAGTTGGAATTCCTGAAGGAGTTTGATACCTTCAAACCATTCTGCTTCGTATTCTGACAAATCGTATTCAAAAGAGTAGAATTTGTCTAACATGTCGCCATGCTTTTGAACCAAAGCCTTATATTTTTCGTCGAAATTTGAAAGAATATCACCTACTCTTAAACCATTACGACCTGTTTTATCCATATAAGTTGGACCAATCCCTTTTAAGGTCGATCCAATTTTTGATTTTCCTTTTGCAGCTTCCGATGCAGCATCCAAAATACGATGTGAAGGTAAAATTAAGTGAGCCTTTTTCGAGATGAAAAGGTTTTTACTTAAATCAATTCCAATGGCTTTAATACCTTCAATTTCTTTTTTGAAAATAACAGGATCAATTACAACACCATTACCAATCACATTTAGTTTATCGTCACGGAAAATTCCAGATGGAATCGTATGTAAAACGTGTTTGATTTGATTAAACTCAAGAGTGTGACCAGCGTTGGGTCCTCCTTGGAATCGAGTT encodes the following:
- a CDS encoding adenylosuccinate synthase — its product is MKVDVLLGLQWGDEGKGKIVDVLTPKYDIITRFQGGPNAGHTLEFNQIKHVLHTIPSGIFRDDKLNVIGNGVVIDPVIFKKEIEGIKAIGIDLSKNLFISKKAHLILPSHRILDAASEAAKGKSKIGSTLKGIGPTYMDKTGRNGLRVGDILSNFDEKYKALVQKHGDMLDKFYSFEYDLSEYEAEWFEGIKLLQEFQLIDSEQFLNDSLKNGKSILAEGAQGTLLDIDFGSYPFVTSSNTVCAGACTGLGIAPNRIGEVIGIFKAYCTRVGMGPFPTELFDADGSELRDKGNEFGSTTGRERRCGWLDLVSLNYSIMINGVTQLTMMKSDVLDGFDTIKICTGYKLDGKEIDYVPYEMTDAIEPVYTEFKGWKTDMTSMSSESEFPESFKAYVDFIEKATGVPITVVSVGPNRSQTIERK